Proteins encoded within one genomic window of Ranitomeya variabilis isolate aRanVar5 chromosome 4, aRanVar5.hap1, whole genome shotgun sequence:
- the VAPB gene encoding vesicle-associated membrane protein-associated protein B/C isoform X1, giving the protein MAKTEQVLVLEPQHELKFKGPFTDVVTTNLKLMNPTEKNICFKVKTTAPRRYCVRPNSGVIDGGSSINVSVMLQPFDYDPNEKSKHKFMVQSIYAPADTSDMEAVWKEAKPDELMDSKLRCLFELPSENDKPHDGEPNKVLSSSVTKTESTSMFKSISSSLDDPEQKKLSEDNKRLQAELQRLREDIKIKEEDGLRMRKVQASSNPVSSSSSLVKDEGLNPRILALAVLVFIIGVIIGKVAL; this is encoded by the exons GTCCGTTCACAGATGTTGTAACAACAAACCTGAAACTCATGAACCCAACAGAAAAAAACATTTGTTTCAAAGTGAAGACCACGGCACCTCGCCGGTACTGTGTGCGACCTAACAGCGGGGTCATCGATGGCGGTTCCTCAATCAATGTATCTG TTATGCTGCAACCGTTTGATTATGATCCTAATGAGAAAAGCAAGCATAAGTTCATGGTTCAGTCCATTTATGCGCCGGCAGACACCTCCGACATGGAAGCTGTT TGGAAAGAAGCGAAGCCGGATGAATTGATGGATTCAAAACTCCGGTGCCTGTTTGAGCTACCTTCTGAGAATGACAAGCCT CATGATGGTGAACCAAACAAGGTCCTCTCTAGCAGTGTAACAAAGACAGAATCCACCTCTATGTTCAAATCCATAAGTTCCAGCCTGGACGACCCCGAACAGAAGAAGTTGTCAGAAGATAATAAGCGGCTGCAGGCGGAACTCCAGAGACTACGGGAGGACATAAAGATCAAG GAGGAAGATGGGTTGAGAATGAGAAAAGTTCAAGCTTCCAGTAACCCTGTCTCTTCATCCTCTAGCCTTGTAAAAGATGAAGGCTTAAACCCCCGAATACTCGCCCTGGCAGTCTTGGTTTTCATTATTGGTGTAATCATAGGGAAAGTGGCCTTGTAG
- the VAPB gene encoding vesicle-associated membrane protein-associated protein B/C isoform X2 has product MNPTEKNICFKVKTTAPRRYCVRPNSGVIDGGSSINVSVMLQPFDYDPNEKSKHKFMVQSIYAPADTSDMEAVWKEAKPDELMDSKLRCLFELPSENDKPHDGEPNKVLSSSVTKTESTSMFKSISSSLDDPEQKKLSEDNKRLQAELQRLREDIKIKEEDGLRMRKVQASSNPVSSSSSLVKDEGLNPRILALAVLVFIIGVIIGKVAL; this is encoded by the exons ATGAACCCAACAGAAAAAAACATTTGTTTCAAAGTGAAGACCACGGCACCTCGCCGGTACTGTGTGCGACCTAACAGCGGGGTCATCGATGGCGGTTCCTCAATCAATGTATCTG TTATGCTGCAACCGTTTGATTATGATCCTAATGAGAAAAGCAAGCATAAGTTCATGGTTCAGTCCATTTATGCGCCGGCAGACACCTCCGACATGGAAGCTGTT TGGAAAGAAGCGAAGCCGGATGAATTGATGGATTCAAAACTCCGGTGCCTGTTTGAGCTACCTTCTGAGAATGACAAGCCT CATGATGGTGAACCAAACAAGGTCCTCTCTAGCAGTGTAACAAAGACAGAATCCACCTCTATGTTCAAATCCATAAGTTCCAGCCTGGACGACCCCGAACAGAAGAAGTTGTCAGAAGATAATAAGCGGCTGCAGGCGGAACTCCAGAGACTACGGGAGGACATAAAGATCAAG GAGGAAGATGGGTTGAGAATGAGAAAAGTTCAAGCTTCCAGTAACCCTGTCTCTTCATCCTCTAGCCTTGTAAAAGATGAAGGCTTAAACCCCCGAATACTCGCCCTGGCAGTCTTGGTTTTCATTATTGGTGTAATCATAGGGAAAGTGGCCTTGTAG